TTGACCGGTCCGGCCGAACAACTGCGGGATAACGAGGATGTTCGGGAATTCTATCTGGGACTATCGACTGCAGGTTCCAAAAAGAGCTATCGTGACATCAAGCACTACCGGCGAAAAAAGAGGTGGCTTGCTTAACAAATAAGACGGAGGCAGTGATTACCGGGATGGACGAGGCTTACAGAGAAAAAGGCGATACCTGGCCCAAAGTACTCAAACACAACTGCGAGCAGTATGGCGACAAAAAAGCCATGCGCTATAAACACCACGGCATCTGGCAGCCCTACACCTGGAGAGAGTATTACTCCGATGTAAAATGCCTGGCGCTCGGCCTTTTGTCTCTCGGTTTCAAGGCCGGGGATGCGCTTCTTATCATTGGAGATAACGCCCCGCAATGGTACAACGCTGAGATAGCCGCCGAGGCCGATCATGGCATACCCGTGGGGGTTTATTCCGATGCCTCCACTGAGGAGATAGCATTCGTCGCTAAAAACTCCGGCGCTGCGTTTGCCGTGGTTGCCGATCAGGAGCAGGTTGACAAGCTCCTCGAAATCAAGAATGAACTCCCCCTTCTCAAGAAGGTGATCTACTGGAACTACAAAGGACTCGCGCACTATAGCGAGCCTATTTTGATGGGATACAAGCAGGTGCTGGAGTTAGGCAAGGCGTACGATGGGGAGCATGCCGGACTTTTCGAGAAAAATGTGGAGGACGGCAAGGCTGATGACATCTGCGCTCTCGTGTATACCTCCGGCACCACGGGAAATGTGCCCAAAGCCGCTGTCCACAGCTACAAAACGATAAGGGCAGGAGCCGAGGCTTATCTGCGCCTTGATCCGTGGCGCGAAGACGATAACGTGGTTCCTTACCTGCCGCCCGTCTGGATCAACGAACAGTGGTTCGGGATCGCGTGTCATCTCCTGTCATTGAGCGTCCTCAATTTTGCCGAAGACCCTGAAACCCAGGAACGGGACAACAAAGAGATAGGGCCGAATATCGTATTCCATGAGGCCCGCTTGTGGGAGAGCCGGGCGGCCAAGGTTCAGGCCATGATGCTCGGGGTCGATGCATTAAAGAAGCTTGCTTTTCGCCTCTTCATGCCCGTCGGTTACAGGATGGCCGATCTCAAGCTTCAAAGTAAGAAACCGACGGTATTCTTCAGAATACTTCATATGATAGCAAATATCGTCCTCTTAGGACGCATGAGAAAGAGCCTCGGTCTGTCGAACGCAAGGATCTGTTACACGAGCGGGGCAACGTTGAGTCCCGATGCCTTTAGATTCTATCATGCCCTCGATCTTCCCCTGAAAAGCATTTACGGAACGACAGAAGGCGGCGCTCTGACAGGAGCGGCCAATGAGGATATCCGTCCGGAAACGGTTGGTCCCGTCCTTAAGGGAGCAGAGGTGAAAATAACCGATCAGGGCGAGATCATCTACAGACAACCCGGTATGTTCCTCGGCTACTATAAAGACCCGAATAAGACGGCCGAGGCGTTAAGAGACGGATGGTTTTATAGCGGAGACGTTGGTCTTGTGAATAAAGACGGCGAGGTTGTGTTTTTGGACAGGAAGACGAATCTCGTTGCGCTCACGGGCGGTGTCAGGCTCGCCCCTCAGGCTATCGAGTGCCGGTTAAGATCGAGCCCCTATATTAAGGACGCCTGGGTTACAGCCGGACCCGATAAAGCATACGTATCCGCCGTTATCGTTATCAACTATGATACCGTGAGCGGGTGGGCCGGTCAGAGGAGGCTCTCCTTTAACACATTTGCCGAGCTCGCACAAAAGGCCGAGGTGTATGAGCTCATAAAGCAGGATGTGGACAGGATAAACAGCGATCTGCCGGCAGGCTCAAGGGTGAGAAAGTTCGTAAACCTGCACAAGGAATTTAGCCCCGACGAAGGTGAGTTGACGAGAACTCGGAAGCTTAAGGCGTCATATATGGAAGAGCGTTACGCCGGGCTTGTCAAAGCAATCTATGAAGATAAGACCGAGATACCCGTGGACGCTCCGACTCGCCAGCGTGAAGGGGGTACGGGAGTACGAAAGACTGTGCTCAATGTGATGTCCATTAAAGGAGCGGCCGCATGAACTTCTTTTTGCAATTGATCGTAACCGGTTTTGCCCTCGGCATGGTATATGCCCTCATCGCAATAGGATTTGTGATCATTCTCAAATGCTCGAATGCGTTCAACATAGCCCAGGGACACTTCGTGCTCATTGGCGGTTACGTAGGTTATACTTTTCTCGTACCCTTTCATCTGCCGATCTGGGCCGCCCTGCTCGGTGCAATAATAGTGGCCGCCCTGCTCGGCATGGTGATAGAGCGTGTTTGTCTTCGTCCGCTCGTAGGCCACCCTGAGCTTGCCATCATCATGATGACCATAGCCTTAGCCACGGTGCTCGAGGGGCTTGTGACCCTGATCTGGGGTGGAGAGTACAAGACGTACCACGGAGTGCTCCCCACGCTTACCCTGAAACTGGGTCAGATATCGGTGCCCCCGG
This sequence is a window from Syntrophorhabdaceae bacterium. Protein-coding genes within it:
- a CDS encoding AMP-binding protein produces the protein MITGMDEAYREKGDTWPKVLKHNCEQYGDKKAMRYKHHGIWQPYTWREYYSDVKCLALGLLSLGFKAGDALLIIGDNAPQWYNAEIAAEADHGIPVGVYSDASTEEIAFVAKNSGAAFAVVADQEQVDKLLEIKNELPLLKKVIYWNYKGLAHYSEPILMGYKQVLELGKAYDGEHAGLFEKNVEDGKADDICALVYTSGTTGNVPKAAVHSYKTIRAGAEAYLRLDPWREDDNVVPYLPPVWINEQWFGIACHLLSLSVLNFAEDPETQERDNKEIGPNIVFHEARLWESRAAKVQAMMLGVDALKKLAFRLFMPVGYRMADLKLQSKKPTVFFRILHMIANIVLLGRMRKSLGLSNARICYTSGATLSPDAFRFYHALDLPLKSIYGTTEGGALTGAANEDIRPETVGPVLKGAEVKITDQGEIIYRQPGMFLGYYKDPNKTAEALRDGWFYSGDVGLVNKDGEVVFLDRKTNLVALTGGVRLAPQAIECRLRSSPYIKDAWVTAGPDKAYVSAVIVINYDTVSGWAGQRRLSFNTFAELAQKAEVYELIKQDVDRINSDLPAGSRVRKFVNLHKEFSPDEGELTRTRKLKASYMEERYAGLVKAIYEDKTEIPVDAPTRQREGGTGVRKTVLNVMSIKGAAA